A window of the Limanda limanda chromosome 8, fLimLim1.1, whole genome shotgun sequence genome harbors these coding sequences:
- the hps5 gene encoding Hermansky-Pudlak syndrome 5 protein, translating to MSLIPVVPENHGHVLAEFDCLDQLLSALRLDSGRLKCTCLAVSRKWLALGTSSGGLHLIQKEGWKQRIILSHKEGSICQVACCPHDEDFIAVATSQGLVVVWELQLERRGRPERVCVSWEHRGQAITALCWDTGALRVFVGDSGGKVSFLRAGSSKLGKGSAFVIFPVQTVTTVDSRVVQLGYQDGRLLVSSLSRCYLCDTEKEKFWRVGNKERDGEYGACFFPQNKGQLVGQPPLLYCARPGSRIWEASFHGEVLSTHQFKQPLACPPLPLITYRNEPHYSPVQKSPQSIAFPKLLYLGDQNLLTWTDSAIYIFTPQNGQVLLWTEVKDLIDMAVYRNELFCLHGSGRLSHLSLLSAERCVERLLRRESWPLAAAVCCMFQHAITTSKARKSIPIDRLEHLRSQLNATTHLELSGQLEEVITKLEPLDSASSSRRSSISSHESFNVLDCGIYRVISRRGSQSDEETSSLINQSTSEEERLKEFSFVQEDDQVDQDPQSGERPEAERSDQGMQFHLPLSFRPKPPRIALQAVKDSVSSFVKKTTEKINTLQMNSELWQRPEFREGGQSDVSATAALYSEEMENELYDEMPNTETDMQELRSATERAISQIQDPLVLLDPVCLGETLLEWLPVLERILGPAELGSSAVSGSNPDGAGQERDYLNSCCSSGEAPDCGTEEKNEESPEVREREYRCDSTEKVSEVPNLSEPVRVVSPKPVPPDLLVNLTQLATLYTELSCFRNQEMERAPGCKAFLRSYFFLLDQERIRRMCLLCYQERPEVQSSFTEAMLDLTRSCKVVEVIQRGDLLRSLRSLRELQPWSAPVLLAHLHRLYEKHGEAAVRSFSQFYPTITPADVMALAQQSHFLAYLDNLVQSRTEEHRLSFLQSLLEPESLRQDWLELALTHDAPQHCDTLTPDGQPRWHSHCFSWGYGRLLSLLIRLPADLSSKQKMAETCRSHGYWTGYLLLCCELQRRAEAFSTICQLDDISLLEEPEGVEPQTLDEWKLLIRLSQQCRSETDSEQVPGVNGNSWSNGSADCGGKTSLENLTLMLARKAGPDRALTVLEECGVQLVLSPQSKLVCELLRVTEKRQRAMIQTMLERCDRFLWSQHA from the exons ATGTCTCTGATACCGGTCGTACCAGAGAACCACGGCCATGTGCTGGCAGAGTTTGACTGTCTGGATCAGCTTCTGTCTGCGCTACGTTTAGACTCCGGCAGGCTCAAG tgtaCCTGCCTGGCTGTGTCGAGGAAGTGGTTGGCATTGGGAACATCATCAGGAGGGTTGCACCTGATTCAGAAGGAGGGTTGGAAACAGAGGATCATCCTCTCTCACAAG GAAGGATCCATCTGTCAGGTGGCGTGTTGCCCGCACGATGAAGATTTCATTGCCGTTGCGACAAG TCAGGGTCTGGTGGTGGTGtgggagctgcagctggagcggCGAGGTCGACCAGAGAGAGTCTGCGTGTCCTGGGAGCACAGAGGTCAGGCCATCACTGCACTCTGCTGGGACACGGGCGCACTCAGAGTTTTTGTCGGGGACTCGGGAGGCAAGGTGTCCTTTCTGCGTGCAGGATCCTCCAAGCTGGGAAAG GGGTCAGCATTTGTTATCTTCCCTgttcagaccgtcaccacggtcgaCTCAAGGGTGGTTCAGCTCGGGTACCAAGATGGCCGCCTGCTTGTATCTTCTCTCAGCCGCTGCTACCTCTGCGACACAGAGAA GGAGAAGTTCTGGCGTGTGGGAAACAAGGAGCGTGATGGGGAGTATGGAGCTTGCTTTTTCCCCCAGAATAAGGGACAATTAGTTGGTCAGCCACCCCTGCTCTACTGCGCCCGGCCAGGCTCGCGAATATGGGAGGCTAGTTTTCATGGCGAGGTTCTGAGCACCCATCAGTTCAAACAGCCACTGGCCTGCCCCCCTCTACCTCTCATCACTTACAG AAATGAGCCACATTACAGCCCAGTGCAGAAGAGCCCCCAGTCAATTGCTTTTCCTAAACTGCTTTATTTGGG AGATCAAAATCTACTGACCTGGACCGATTCAGCTATTTATATCTTCACCCCTCAGAATGGACAAGTGCTTCTGTGGACTGAAGTCAAAG ACCTGATTGACATGGCAGTCTACCGCAACGAGCTCTTCTGTCTCCATGGCAGCGGGCGTCTGTCCCACCTCTCCCTGTTGTCTGCAGAGCGCTGTGTCGAGCGTCTACTGCGGAGGGAGTCCTGGCCACTTGCTGCTGCCGTCTGCTGTATGTTTCAGCACGCAATCACCACCAGCAAG GCCAGGAAATCCATTCCCATCGACCGCCTTGAACATCTCAGGTCCCAGCTCAATGCCACCACTCACCTGGAGCTCAGCGGCCAGCTGGAGGAAGTCATCACGAAACTGGAGCCTCTGGACTCCGCCTCCAGCAGCCGCAGAAGCAGCATCTCCTCACAT GAGAGCTTCAACGTTCTCGACTGTGGAATCTATCGTGTGATTAGCCGCAGAGGAAGTCAGTCAGACGAGGAGACAAGCTCACTTATCAATCAGTCCACgtcggaggaggagagactcaAAGAGTTCAGCTTTGTCCAGGAGGACGATCAAGTGGATCAAG ATCCACAGAGCGGCGAGCGTCCGGAGGCTGAGCGATCTGACCAAGGCATGCAGTTCCATCTCCCCCTTTCATTCCGCCCAAAACCACCTCGCATTGCACTGCAGGCCGTCAAAGACAG TGTTTCTAGTTTTGTCAAGAAGACGACAGAGAAGATCAACACCCTCCAGATGAACTCTGAACTCTGGCAGCGACCTGAGttcagagagggaggacagtCAGATGTGTCCGCCACCGCAGCTCTTTACtcagaagaaatggaaaatGA ACTTTATGATGAAATGCCTaatacagagacagacatgcAGGAACTTCGATCAGCAACAGAGCGAGCTAT CTCCCAGATCCAAGATCCCTTGGTGCTGCTCGATCCAGTCTGCCTGGGTGAAACGCTGCTGGAGTGGCTGCCGGTGCTGGAGCGAATCCTCGGACCTGCAGAGCTCGGGTCGTCTGCTGTCAGTGGCTCAAACCCGGATGGAGCAGGACAGGAGAGGGATTATCTGAACTCGTGCTGCTCTTCAGGAGAAGCACCAGATTGTGGCACAGAGGAAAAGAATGAGGAGTCGCCTGAGGTCAGGGAGCGGGAGTACCGGTGTGACTCCACTGAGAAAGTGTCTGAGGTTCCTAACCTCTCAGAGCCTGTGCGAGTGGTGTCCCCCAAACCTGTGCCGCCTGATCTCCTGGTTAATCTCACTCAGCTGGCCACGTTATACACAGAGCTGAGCTGCTTTAGAAATCAGGAGATGGAGCGAGCACCGGGATGCAAAGCGTTCCTGCGCAGTTACTTCTTTCTGCTGGATCAAGAGCGCATCAGAAGAATGTGTCTGTTATGTTACCAGGAGCGGCCGGAGGTGCAGAGCTCCTTCACTGAGGCCATGTTAG ATCTCACTAGGTCTTGTAAGGTGGTGGAGGTTATTCAGAGAGGGGATCTACTGCGATCGCTGCGCAGTCTGAGAGAGCTGCAGCCCTGGAGCGCACCAGTTCTCCTCGCTCACCTGCACAG GTTATATGAGAAGCACGGGGAGGCGGCTGTACGCTCGTTTTCTCAGTTCTACCCTACAATAACTCCTGCTGATGTAATGGCGTTGGCTCAGCAAAGCCACTTCCTGGCCTACCTGGATAATCTGGTCCAATCCCGAACTGAGGAGCACAG GTTGTCGTTTTTGCAGTCCCTTCTTGAACCAGAATCACTGAGGCAGGATTGGCTTGAACTTGCACTTACCCATGATGCACCTCAACACTGTGATACCCTAACTCCTGATGGACAGCCCAG GTGGCATTCACATTGTTTCAGCTGGGGATACGGACGCCTCCTGTCTCTGCTGATTCGTCTTCCTGCAGACCTGTCCTCAAAGCAGAAGATGGCAGAGACATGCCGCAGTCACGG GTACTGGACGGGCTACCTCTTGCTCTGCTGTGAGCTGCAGCGTCGGGCAGAAGCCTTTTCCACAATCTGTCAGCTGGATGACATCAGCCTGCTGGAGGAACCTGAGg GCGTTGAGCCGCAGACATTGGACGAGTGGAAGCTCTTGATCCGGTTGTCTCAGCAGTGCAGAAGCGAGACCGACTCAGAGCAGGTCCCAGGTGTGAACGGGAACAGTTGGTCCAACGGCTCGGCAGACTGCGGAGGAAAGACCAGCCTGGAGAACCTGACCCTGATGCTGGCTCGGAAAGCCGGACCTGACCGAGCTCTGACTGTCCTGGAGGAGTGTGGCGTGCAGCTGGTCCTGAGTCCTCAATCCAAACTGGTCTGTGAGCTGCTGAGGGTCACCGagaagaggcagag
- the LOC133008675 gene encoding zinc finger BED domain-containing protein 4-like, translating into MTRAMEDSDLKGIRCMAHTLQIAVHEGVLSQRSIADIIATGRKIVGHFKHSPLAYSRLQSVQEQFEMPPKRFQQDVSTRWNSTYYMLESLFSQKRVLAAYVADYDLPSTFTSYQWLLIENTLSLLAPFEQITKKISSSDASAADVIPLLAALKRLLSKEAETDYGVKTTKSALLEAVNKRFSQADSEPLFCIATVLDPRYKDHYIDVEKKQRVREMVQAELDLLKPLGDSEVTHREGGEGAEKKRIRTTEAVRVPSLSDMFEEILQENNPDARQTTSATAQQLDSYLSEVPIPRSDNPLTYWRTNQGRFPDLAQMARRYLAAPCTSTDSERLFSAASHVLDEKRNRLTCDKAEKLLFIKKNLPLFL; encoded by the exons ATGACTAGAGCTATGGAAGACAGTGACCTGAAAGGCATACGGTGCATGGCTCACACTTTACAGATAGCGGTCCACGAGGGTGTGTTAAGTCAGCGCAGTATTGCAGATATCATAGCGACAGGGAGGAAAATTGTAGGTCACTTTAAGCATTCCCCTCTTGCTTATTCTCGCCTTCAATCTGTTCAAGAACAGTTCGAAATGCCACCAAAACGGTTCCAACAGGATGTAAGTACTAGGTGGAACAGTACTTATTATATGTTGGAGAGCCTTTTTTCACAAAAACGAGTCCTGGCTGCCTACGTAGCAGATTATGATCTGCCCTCTACCTTCACCTCATACCAGTGGCTGTTAATCGAGAACACGCTCTCTCTTCTCGCCCCGTTTGAGCAGATAACAAAGAAGATAAGTTCATCTGATGCATCTGCAGCAGATGTTATCCCATTACTTGCAGCACTCAAGCGTCTTCTCAGTAAAGAAGCAGAAACGGACTACGGAGTCAAAACAACTAAAAGTGCACTGTTAGAAGCTGTCAACAAACGTTTTAGTCAGGCAGACTCCGAACCCCTGTTCTGCATCGCAACAGTGCTTGACCCACGGTATAAGGATCACTACATTGatgtggagaaaaaacagaggGTTAGGGAAATGGTCCAGGCTGAATTGGACTTATTAAAGCCACTTGGAGACAGTGAAGTGACgcacagagaggggggagagggtgcagagaaaaaaagaatccgCACCACGGAGGCAGTACGTGTGCCCTCACTCTCTGACATGTTTGAAGAGATCCTCCAGGAAAACAACCCAGATGCCAGGCAGACAACGAGTGCCACTGCTCAACAGCTGGACTCTTACTTGTCAGAAGTCCCCATCCCCAGGAGTGACAATCCTCTAACATATTGGAGGACCAATCAAGGCCGCTTTCCTGACTTAGCACAGATGGCACGCAG GTACCTGGCTGCTCCATGCACAAGCACTGATAGTGAGAGGCTGTTTAGTGCTGCATCACATGTCCTTgatgagaagaggaacagaCTGACATGTGATAAAGCAGAGAAGCTTCTCTTCATAAAGAAGAACCTGCCACTGTTCCTGTAG